From a single Bos indicus isolate NIAB-ARS_2022 breed Sahiwal x Tharparkar chromosome 11, NIAB-ARS_B.indTharparkar_mat_pri_1.0, whole genome shotgun sequence genomic region:
- the BOLA3 gene encoding bolA-like protein 3, with protein MAAWSPAAAVPLLRGTRRLPLLHWAQRMFASQTEAELKVTQILKEKFPRATAIKVTDISGGCGAMYEIKIESEEFKEKRTVQQHQMVNQALKEEIKGMHGLRIFTSVPKH; from the exons ATGGCGGCGTGGAGCCCGGCCGCGGCAGTGCCTCTGCTTCGGGGAACCCGCCGG CTTCCTCTTCTCCACTGGGCCCAGCGCATGTTTGCCTCACAGACCGAGGCGGAGCTCAAGGTGACCCAGATTCTCAAAGAAAAGTTTCCTCGAGCTACAGCTATCAAAGTCACTGACATTTCAG GAGGCTGTGGGGCAAtgtatgaaattaaaattgaatCAGAAGAATTTAAGGAGAAGAGAACTGTCCAGCAGCACCAGATGGTTAATCAG GcactaaaagaagaaattaaaggtaTGCATGGATTGCGGATATTTACCTCTGTCCCCAAACACTGA